A window of the Dyadobacter pollutisoli genome harbors these coding sequences:
- a CDS encoding glycosyltransferase family 2 protein, with protein MKTPQISIVAPLYNESESFPLLVKRINALMDSSPLAIEVVLIDDGSRDDTALKIRQLALTDERYHGVFLSRNHGHQLALTAGISAARGTEALFVIDGDLQDPPELLPEFYKLLKDGNDVVYAVRKKRKEGFVKKTGYHLFYRILRSISYVEIPLDSGDFALISRRVVNVLNKMPEESRYLRGMRSWIGFKQIGFEYERDARAAGESKYSFKQLFQLAYNGIFNFSEFPVKFMSRVGITAILISLVYFMTVVIKKMFFSHVIEGFTSLLFVIILFSGVQLLALGIIGEYVLRIFFQSKNRPLFIIKEEIVNREYI; from the coding sequence TTGAAAACCCCTCAGATATCCATTGTTGCGCCGCTTTATAACGAGTCCGAGTCTTTTCCTCTGCTGGTGAAGCGTATCAATGCGTTGATGGATTCCAGTCCGCTGGCAATAGAAGTAGTGCTGATCGATGATGGTAGCAGGGATGATACTGCGCTCAAAATCAGGCAGCTGGCATTGACCGATGAACGGTACCACGGTGTGTTTTTATCCAGAAATCACGGCCACCAGCTGGCATTGACGGCTGGTATCTCTGCGGCAAGAGGTACCGAGGCACTTTTTGTCATTGATGGAGACTTGCAGGATCCGCCAGAGCTGCTTCCTGAGTTTTACAAGCTGCTTAAGGACGGAAATGACGTGGTATATGCAGTCCGCAAAAAGCGCAAGGAAGGTTTTGTCAAGAAAACCGGTTACCATTTATTCTACCGGATCCTTCGTTCCATTTCCTATGTCGAGATTCCGCTGGACAGTGGTGACTTCGCGCTGATCAGTCGCAGGGTTGTGAATGTGCTTAATAAAATGCCCGAAGAAAGCCGTTATCTGCGGGGAATGCGTTCCTGGATCGGATTTAAGCAGATCGGCTTCGAGTATGAGCGAGATGCCCGGGCTGCCGGAGAATCCAAGTACTCATTCAAGCAGCTGTTTCAGCTGGCTTATAATGGTATTTTCAATTTCAGTGAATTTCCGGTAAAGTTCATGAGCCGGGTAGGAATTACCGCTATCCTGATCTCGCTCGTTTATTTCATGACTGTTGTGATCAAGAAAATGTTCTTCTCGCACGTCATTGAAGGTTTTACTTCCTTGCTTTTTGTGATCATATTATTCAGCGGAGTGCAGCTGCTCGCCCTCGGAATTATCGGGGAATACGTGCTGCGCATATTTTTCCAATCCAAAAACCGTCCATTATTTATCATCAAAGAGGAAATAGTCAACCGCGAGTACATTTGA